The window GCGCACGTCCACGATGCTGCGCGCCAGCCGCCGTGCGTCCTCTTCCGGCGCCTTCAGCAGGTGGAACGCCAGCCGGAGCGCCGTCTTCCTTCCGATCCCCGGCAGGCGCGAAAACTCGCCCACCAGCTCGTCGATGGCCGACAAGCGAGGCTCAGAGCCCCGGGACGGGGAAGGGAAGCTGGAAGCCGCCCGCCGCCTTGCGCATCTCCTCCTCGTACAGCGCGTTGGCCCGGTTCTGCGCCTCGTTCACGGCGGCCAGCACCAGGTCTTCCAGCATCTCCACGTCGTCGGGCTGCACGACGGACGGATCGATCTTGATGGTGCGCAGCTTTCCCTTGCCGTCGGCGGTAACGGTCACCATGCCGCCGCCGCTGGAGCAGGTGACGGTCTTGGACGACAGCTCGGTCTGGAGCTGCGACATGCGGGCCTGCACCTGCTGGCCCATCTGGAGGATCTGCTGAAGGTTGTTCATCTATCCGTACGGTCAGATTCAGACACCCGGTGAACTGCGCCTGGTGGGAGGACGGCGCAAGATCCGGCCCGCGAACAGGGCAGATCCGGCGCTCAGTCCAGGAGTTCCAGGTCCCATGCTTGTACCGCAGCCGCCAGGACCGGTTCCCCTTCCGTCAGCCGCTGCAGCCGGTCGCGGCGGGCGCTTTCGGCGGTGATGCGGTTGCCGCCCGCCTGCTGCGCCGGTGCGTCGCTCACGCCGAACGAAATCGTCACCGGCCCGCCCAGGCGGCGCGCCAGGGCGTCTTCCAGCGCGCGCCTGGCGACCGGCGTGGACAGCTGGTCTACGACCGGCGCGTTGGGGGGCAGGTCCACGCGCAGGGCGCGGGGACCGGCGAGCACCAGCTTGGCGGGC is drawn from Longimicrobium sp. and contains these coding sequences:
- a CDS encoding YbaB/EbfC family nucleoid-associated protein, which encodes MNNLQQILQMGQQVQARMSQLQTELSSKTVTCSSGGGMVTVTADGKGKLRTIKIDPSVVQPDDVEMLEDLVLAAVNEAQNRANALYEEEMRKAAGGFQLPFPVPGL